A window of Aerococcus urinae contains these coding sequences:
- a CDS encoding PTS mannose/fructose/sorbose/N-acetylgalactosamine transporter subunit IIC: MLTYAIIAFFVVFFCSSVTYLTGQSMIERPLVVGLVTGLCMGDMTTGILIGAALEAVFMGNVNIGGVISAEPVTATALAVTFAIISNVEQQAAITLAIPIGMLAAFVVMFLKNVFMNIFAPALDKFARENNQKGIVFLHYFSFLVYFFILASITFIGVLAGSGPIEQLVNNIPEALMNGLKAAGGLLPAVGFALLMKLLWNNKLAVFYLLGFILTAYLKLPAVAVAALGFVICLVSAQRDLELNELRSLRQAAASSNHVANTDQAEEDDFFS; encoded by the coding sequence ATGCTTACTTATGCAATAATTGCCTTTTTCGTTGTCTTCTTCTGTTCCTCAGTCACCTATTTGACGGGTCAATCCATGATCGAACGTCCCTTAGTGGTTGGACTAGTGACAGGTTTATGTATGGGAGACATGACCACAGGTATCTTAATCGGAGCTGCCTTAGAGGCCGTCTTTATGGGTAATGTGAATATCGGTGGGGTGATTTCCGCTGAACCGGTAACCGCGACTGCCCTGGCAGTGACCTTTGCTATTATTTCTAATGTTGAACAACAAGCCGCTATTACCTTAGCGATCCCTATTGGTATGTTAGCCGCCTTCGTGGTGATGTTTTTGAAGAACGTTTTTATGAACATCTTTGCTCCAGCACTTGATAAATTTGCACGGGAAAATAACCAAAAAGGTATCGTTTTCCTACATTACTTTAGTTTCCTGGTCTACTTCTTCATCTTAGCTTCTATCACCTTCATCGGTGTCCTCGCCGGAAGTGGTCCGATTGAACAGTTAGTCAATAATATCCCTGAGGCCTTAATGAATGGTTTGAAGGCTGCTGGTGGGCTCTTACCTGCTGTTGGTTTTGCCCTCTTGATGAAGCTCTTATGGAATAATAAATTAGCTGTCTTCTACCTATTGGGTTTTATTCTAACTGCCTACTTGAAATTACCCGCTGTTGCCGTTGCGGCTCTTGGTTTTGTGATCTGTCTAGTCAGTGCTCAACGTGACTTAGAGCTGAATGAATTAAGAAGCCTAAGACAAGCGGCAGCATCAAGCAATCATGTTGCAAACACCGATCAAGCAGAGGAGGATGACTTTTTCTCATGA
- a CDS encoding PTS system mannose/fructose/sorbose family transporter subunit IID, with amino-acid sequence MKLLSQKKAQSPEAIEDKKMLRSMFWRSWTINMSRTGAYQYHAIGLLYTLLPAINRFYKTDEEKADALVRHTTWYNATMHLNNLITGIVAAMERSNAESDDFDPNSITAVKTSLMGPISGIGDSFFWGILRVIAAGIGISIASTGSPLGAIIFLLLYNIPAFLIHYYMLDIGYSLGTNFIRKVYESGAMKVITKASSMLGLMMVGSMTASHVKFKTTLSVAVNGGGDPILIQEYLDQLFKGLVPMAVTLLAFYLIRNKRVNVNWIMLGIILLSVVLGLLGVV; translated from the coding sequence ATGAAATTATTAAGTCAAAAAAAGGCACAAAGTCCTGAAGCCATTGAAGATAAAAAGATGTTGCGGTCAATGTTCTGGCGGTCTTGGACCATTAATATGAGTCGGACCGGGGCTTACCAATACCATGCCATTGGTTTACTGTATACCCTCTTGCCTGCCATTAACCGTTTCTATAAAACTGATGAAGAAAAAGCCGATGCCTTGGTGCGTCATACCACGTGGTACAATGCCACCATGCACTTGAATAATCTGATTACTGGTATTGTTGCGGCCATGGAAAGATCCAATGCCGAGTCTGATGACTTTGACCCTAACTCCATCACAGCGGTAAAAACTTCCTTGATGGGACCAATCTCAGGGATTGGGGATTCCTTCTTCTGGGGGATTTTACGGGTGATTGCCGCAGGAATTGGGATATCCATTGCGTCGACTGGGTCACCTTTAGGAGCTATCATTTTCCTGCTACTCTATAACATTCCAGCTTTCTTAATTCATTACTATATGCTGGATATTGGTTATTCCTTAGGGACCAACTTTATCCGCAAGGTCTATGAATCTGGAGCCATGAAAGTCATTACCAAGGCTTCCTCTATGCTTGGTTTGATGATGGTGGGCTCGATGACAGCCTCCCACGTTAAATTTAAGACTACCTTGTCAGTTGCCGTTAACGGCGGTGGCGACCCGATTTTAATTCAAGAATACTTAGACCAACTCTTTAAAGGTTTAGTGCCCATGGCCGTGACCTTGTTAGCTTTTTATTTAATCCGGAATAAACGCGTGAATGTTAACTGGATTATGTTAGGAATTATCCTCCTTTCAGTCGTTCTGGGACTTTTAGGGGTTGTATAA
- a CDS encoding PTS sugar transporter subunit IIA, with protein MTKKILIASHGHLASGFKSSIKILTGLEDQVQVIDAYVTDEDYTSQIDQFLADIEAEDQGIIFTDIFGGSVNQRIVSRCLHSDKAKQVFVISNANLGVILSVLLSPDELSEASLQAEIEESAVKLVQLEVEESDEDFFA; from the coding sequence ATGACTAAGAAAATATTAATTGCTTCTCACGGACACTTGGCATCTGGCTTTAAATCGTCAATCAAGATCCTTACTGGTCTAGAAGACCAAGTCCAAGTGATTGATGCCTATGTCACGGATGAAGATTATACCAGTCAAATTGACCAATTCTTAGCCGATATTGAGGCTGAAGACCAAGGCATTATCTTTACCGATATCTTTGGCGGTTCGGTTAACCAACGGATCGTTTCCAGGTGTTTACACAGTGATAAGGCTAAGCAAGTTTTTGTGATCAGTAATGCTAACCTGGGAGTGATCCTGAGTGTCTTACTCTCACCTGATGAGCTGAGCGAAGCCAGCTTACAAGCCGAGATCGAAGAAAGTGCCGTTAAATTAGTTCAGTTAGAGGTTGAGGAGTCCGATGAAGACTTCTTTGCTTAA
- a CDS encoding PTS system mannose/fructose/N-acetylgalactosamine-transporter subunit IIB — protein MITQIRVDDRLIHGQVAVVWTKELNTPLIIVANDAAASDEITQMTLKMAVPEGSKLLIRSVADAIKVCQDPRAADRKLFVIVNKVSDAYQIAKAVENTEAVNVANVGRFDQTDPAEKVAPFSSVQLNPTELQAAKELSQLSVDSFHQVLPSNTKKDLAESLASL, from the coding sequence ATGATTACCCAAATTCGTGTCGATGACCGCTTAATCCATGGCCAAGTGGCTGTAGTGTGGACCAAGGAATTGAATACCCCCTTAATTATCGTGGCTAATGATGCTGCTGCTAGTGATGAAATTACCCAAATGACCTTGAAAATGGCTGTGCCAGAAGGGTCTAAATTGTTGATTCGTTCAGTCGCTGACGCCATTAAAGTTTGCCAAGACCCTAGAGCCGCTGATCGGAAATTATTCGTGATTGTCAATAAGGTCTCCGATGCTTATCAAATTGCTAAGGCCGTTGAGAATACTGAAGCTGTGAACGTGGCTAATGTTGGTCGTTTTGACCAAACGGATCCCGCTGAAAAGGTGGCGCCATTTTCTAGTGTGCAGTTGAATCCAACCGAATTACAAGCGGCTAAAGAGCTTTCTCAACTTTCAGTGGATAGTTTCCACCAAGTTTTACCAAGTAATACTAAGAAAGATCTTGCTGAATCCTTAGCGAGTCTATAA